The Caldicellulosiruptor obsidiansis OB47 genome segment GCTGAGTAACTATCTTTGTTGGAGAGGTGTGCTCTTCGTCCATTGGGTCAAGCTCTCCTTTTTCTATTAGCTCTAAACTGCTTGGGACTGATTGCTTTTTTATTGGACAGCTTGGGTCATCTGGGTCAATTAGCGATAAATAATAAGGTGAGATTGCAAAACGGTAAACCTTGGCTACCTCTTCAATTTGCTGCGCTTCTTTTTCATCAAGATTTAAAAGTTCTTTTAGTATTTTGGCTGAGGTAATCATATTTTTCAGCTGCCACTTATAATTTCCCCAATCTTTTTCACTTGCTCTAAAGTAGGAAAGAATCTTTCTCTTTTGATATTCAATCCTTTCCTCATCCTCGATGCCAGTTTTGATTGTGTCTCTGACTTCTAAGTAGTCTTTAATAGCTTCTTTTAACTTTTCAAACCTTTCGTTGGTGTTGATAACATTTAACTTTTCCATATCTATAAAACCTCCTTTCGAAATATTTGCCAAAAATAAAAGCAGCCAAACTCCATAACCCCGGAATTTGGCTGCTTTGAAATCAAAGGCAAAGGAATATCTTCCCTTTTGAAAAAGGGCATAAAAAAACTCCTTTTGCCTCCCCTTTCAAAGCTTCCGAGGTTAGCTGACGGGTTCGGGCAGAAAGGGTTAGCCCTACAGAAGCATTTGCTTCTGATTCACCCCAAAAAGGTTGGGTCCCCCGTATCCCAGTTTTTTGTCCTGGGAATTCAGCTTTTTAAAAGGAGTGCAATAGCATTTAATTTTTTTTAGTTCATATCAACTCATTTAAAATAATAACTTCGATTTCTTTAACATTTTTTAATTTTATATCGTTTGTAATAAAAACATCTGCTCTTTCCAATATTGCGGTAGCAATAAATATTGCATCTGGTGTTCTGATCTTATATCTTGCTCGTATTTCTGCACTTTTTTCTAATACCATATAATCGATTTCTCTTAAGGTTAAGTTGGGGAAAATACTAACTAATGCTTTATATTTTTTAGCAAGCGTAAAATCACCCATTTCAAAAGGTTTTACCAACAATTCTGCAATCACTAATGAAGAGGTTACTGCATGGATATCTCCATGTTCAATTTTTTCAAATATATATTTTGCCAACTCAGCATAGTTAGGATTCTTCTCTACTAAATAGATAAACAAATTAGTGTCAATGGCAATGCAATTACATTTATCTAAAAGTTGCTGAAGTTTTCCCATGAGTTTCTCTCCTGATTTATATACTCTTCAGCATTAATATCTCCCCAAATTTTTGAACCAATCTCAATTAATGCCTCAGTAAATGACTCTGGTTTTTTGAAAATGATGGTTTCTTTTTTTCCTCATCATATGTTAATATAACATCATCACCTAATAACTTTTTTATTTCTTCAAATATCTCTCTTTGCATTCTAAGTAAAACATACTGGGATTCTGAATCATAGTTAATATCTATTTTTCCCATAATTTTCACCTCATAGCAGAAAGCTTTCTACTATTAACATTTTTTCTTAATCTTTGTTTGCTTATATTATACCACATTTTTAACTTAAAAAACAACTAGATAAACCAATATGGTAGTTTCAATGGTTTGTAGAAGATTTTTTATTATTTAAAATCAGTCTACCAATATCTTGCAACGCATAATTTTTTCATGATATCATTAAATAAAATTCTTAATGTGGAGTGGAAGAGACCATGCTAAATGTAGATAATAAACTTCCAGAACTTATTAGTTTTTTCAAAGTGCGAGATGATATAGTAGCCGTTTGGATAGTGGGTTCATATGGTACAAAATATCAAACAGAAAATAGCGATATCGACCTTGCGATTTTATTTTCTAAAGAAATTAGCTTTTTTGATGAACTCGATTTAGAAGTACAAATCTGTGATATTCTTCAAACAGACAAGGTGGACATTATAAATCTCAATAAAGCTCCGTTGACTTTACAGTTTAAAGCCATCAGCGAAGGAAGAGAGATAATTAAAAAAGACCCTATTAAAGTAGCAGATTTTGAAGAAGTAGTTCTAGATTTGTATCAAGATCATGAGTACTTTTACAGGATATTTTATAAAGAATTAAAGGAGAGAAACCACCATGATTCTCAACATAGATTATGATAAAGTATTTCAAAAAATAGAATTTGTTGATGGAACACTATTAAAAATTGTTTAAAGGAGGACCTATTTATTGTGGTTGACATATTGCTGATAATAATCTTGTTGTTTGTCTTCATATTACCGTTTATTTTTCGCAAGATTGAGCACAATTTAGAGGTATTTTTGCTTGTAATGGGTTTATTGGCAACTGTGGTTTCTAAAACTTTATCATTTCATCTTCTGGGACATGTATTTAGCAATTATCTTCTTTATCTGGTTACAGCAGTTGTTCTTGTAATGGGGTTTGTGTTTAACCTCACAGTTAACAAATTTAAAACTGCAATAAACTCCATTTTGAACAAGATAAAGATAGAACTCTTTGTAACCTTTGTGGTTTTATTCCTTGGGCTTATCTCAAGCATCATCACAGCAATTGTTGCAACATTGATACTTGTGGAAATCATTCACCTTCTGCCACTGAAACACAAAACAAAGGTTAAGGTAGCAATAATAGGCTGCTTTTCCATAGGTTTTGGTGCAGCATTAACTCCCGTTGGAGAGCCACTTTCAACAATTGTGGTAAGTTCTTTGAACGCTGAATTTTTATATATACTTAAAAATCTTGGAATTTATATAGTGCCCACAATAATCATCTTATCACTTTTAAGCTACTTTATTTTGCTACATGAAAGAAAAAGAGGGTATATTCTGCCAACTTATGATGAACTTTTGACAGAAGAAGAGGCTATTGTGAAAGCTGAAGAAAAAGCTATTTTAGACCTTGAGGCAAGGAAAGATGTGATACTACGTGCTGGCAAAATTTTTATGTTCATAGTCGCATTGGAACTGCTGGGCAATGGTTTTAAGCCTTTCATTGATAAATATGTTGTAAAACTGGGGGATAAACTTCTGTTCTGGATAAACATCATCTCAGCAGCTCTCGACAATGCAACAGTTGCAGCGGCTGAGATAACACCAAGCCTTTCAACTGGTCAAGTGAAAGCAATATTACTGAGCCTTCTTGCAAGTGGTGGTATTTTAATTCAGGGCAACATTCCAAACATAATTGCAGCAAACAAACTACAAATAAAGAGCAAGGAATGGATACAACTGGGGCTGCCACTGGGACTAATATTGCTTCTTGTATTTTACTTGATACTTTTTGTAATTTAAATGTAAAAAGAATAGTTTAAAAAATATAGAGGCTGGCAATATCCAGCCTCTATTCTATCTTTGTAACCTCATACCCTGCATCATCAATTGCTCGAACAAACTCGTCGTCCTTTACATCTTTACTTAGCTCAACAGTTGCAACTTTGCCCTGCAGATCAACCTTCACAGAGCTTACACCTTCTATGGCTTTTAGGCTGTTTTCCACTCTTCTTACGCAGTGGTCACAAGTCATGCCTTTAATATAAATTTTTTTGGTCATTTAATGTCATCCCTCTCTCCTTAGAAATTTTTATATTTAATTATTTTACAGGTTTGAATCTTTTCAGTCTCAGAGCATTTGAAACAACAGAAACTGAAGAAAGTGCCATTGCAAAGGCTGCTATCATCGGATTCAAAAGTGGTCCACCAAATACGTGTAAAAATCCCGCCGCAATCGGAATACCCAATATGTTGTAGAAAAATGCCCAGAATAGATTCTGTTTGATGTTCTGTATTGTCTTTTTACTAAGAAGGATTGCATTTACAACGTCCAATATGTCATCTTTCATAAGAACCACATCAGCAGCTTCTGCTGCTACATCCGTTCCAGACGCAATTGATATGCCCACATCAGCTTGAGCCAAAGCTGGTGCATCGTTAATACCATCACCTACCATAGCAACTTTTTTACCTTTTCTTTGCAGCTTTTTTATTTCATTTGCTTTGTCCTGTGGTAATACATCTGCCAAGATATTGTCTATTCCAACCTGTTTTGCAATTGCTTTTGCTGTTTTTTCATTATCTCCTGTAATCATTGCAACCTCGATACCCATACTATACAAAAGTTCAATTGCCCGTTTAGCATTTGGCTTTATCACATCCGATACTGCTATGATCCCAGCAAACTCCCCGTTTTGTGCTACAAATATAGGTGTCTTTGCCTGCTGTGAAAGCTTTTCTATATCAAGTAAGGAATCTATTTCAATACCTTTATCTTTCATAAGTTTTTTGTTTCCAACAAGAACTTTTTGTCCATTTATCACTGCTTCTATTCCATACCCTGAAATTGCTTCAAACTGACTTGCTTCAAAAAGCTGTAGATTGTTTTCCTTTGCTGCAAAAACTATCGCTTCACCTAAAGGATGTTCAGAGAGCCTTTCTGCCGATGCTGCTATTTGCAGCAGCCTTTCTCTTTTCCAGCCATTTGCAGGAATTATGTCAGTTACTCTTGGTTTACCTTCCGTGATTGTCCCCGTCTTGTCGAAAACAACCATTGTGATTTTGTGCAAAGTTTCTAATGCACCACCACTCTTTATTAAAATTCCATGTTCTGCACCTTTCCCTGTTGAGACCATAATAGCAGTGGGTGTTGCAAGCCCCAAAGCACACGGGCATGCGATAACTAAAACAGTGATAAATATTCTCAAAGCAAAAATAAATGAACTACCAGTAAAGTACCATACAAGAGCCGAAATTACAGCAATTAGAATAACAACTGGCACAAAATACCCTGAGATTACATCTGCCAACCTTGCGATTGGTGCTTTTGAACTTTGAGCATCTTCAACCAGCTTGATAATCTGTGCAATTACCGTGTCCTTACCAACATTTGTAGCTTTTACTTTTAGCATACCATTTTTGTTTATTGTAGCACCTATAACCTTGCTTCCAGGCGTCTTTTCAACAGGGATACTTTCACCAGTTATCATTGATTCATCCACAAAACTTCTGCCTTCAATTACTTCTCCATCAACCGGGATCTTCTCACCGGGTTTTACTAAAATTATATCACCTGTTTCAACTTCTTCTATCGGTATGACTACTTCATTATCACCTTGAATAACCACTGCAGTTTTTGGTGCAAGTCCCATTAATTTTTTTATAGCTTCTGAGGCTTTACCCTTGGAAAAAGCTTCTAAGTATTTACCCAGCAAGACAAGGGTTATGATTACACCTGCAGTCTCAAAATACATCTCTTTTACATACTGGTAGTTACCCATTGCAATCTGGTATATAGCAAAAATACTATATAAAATTGCAGCAGATGTACCTGTTGCAATTAATGAGTCCATGTTGGGTTGCAGCTTTAAAAGCCTACTAAAACCTACAGTATAGAACTTATACCCTACAATGACAATTGGAATTACCAATATTGCCTGTACAAGCGCAAAATTCAAAGGATGTTTTTCAGGTGAAATTATCTCTGGCAACGGGAGTCCTACCACATGTGCCATAGCAATCAATAAAAGTGGAACTGCAAATACACTTGCAATGACAAACCTTCTAAAAAGACTATTTATCTCCTTTTGTTTTCGCTCTTGATGCGAATCTTCATAGGATGTCTTTTCAATCTCAAGTGGCGTATATCCGGCTTTTATTATCGCATTTTTTATTTCAGACAGTCTTACCTGAGATGAATCATACACAACTCTTGCTTTTTCACTTGCAAGGTTAACGCTTACCTCTTTTATTCCATTTAGCTTTGAAATTGATTTTTCGATTGCTCTTGCGCATGAAGCACACGTCATACCTGAAATAGGAACAGTTACTTCTCTAATAGTTTCTTCTCTATCGTCCAAAACACCATAGCCGGCTCTTTTCACTGCTTCTCTGATCTTTTCAATGCTGGCTTTGCTTTCATCAAACTCAACAATAAGCTTTTCAGTGGCAAAGTTAACCGACACATTAGCTACACCTTCTACTTTACTAACACTTTTTTCAATCGCTTTTGCACATGAAGTACATGTCATACCTGTTACACTTAAAACTTTTTTCTTCATTCTCAAACTTTCTTCCTTCTTGGTATTTGTTAATCTACCTTTGATTATAATCTACTATTTCTATAAGTCAAGTATGAATTTTTGCAAAAACTTCTTTCTTTTTTAATACCCTATTTAAGTATACTAAACAACATTTCAAGACTCTAATTTCCCGTGTCTGTGACGGAAACAGTGTCCTTTCCCCATACCTTTTGCACACCCAACATTTTTTGAATGGCAAACAGGACACTCTGAAAGGTCTGCATCAAACATATATCCACATTCTCTACAGACTACCTTGCAACTGCCAACAACGTAGTTTCCACCTTCAATTCTGATAGCTTTGCCGTTTATAAGGGCATCTGCAATCTTTTTTCTCGCCTCTTCTAGTATGAGCTGAAATGTCTGACGGGAAACTTGCATCTTTTGTGCACATTCTTCCTGCATGAGACCTTCTAAGTCTTTAAGTCTTATTGCCTCAAGTTCTTCAACTTTTAAAATCACTTCATCATTACAACCTTCTTTAGGGAAAAAATAATTAAACCTTGGCAAAAACTCTACTCTTCTGCATCTTACTGGTCGTGGCAAATCAAATGCCTCCTTTACCCAAAAATTATTATGAACAAAAAGGCAGGATTTTAACCCTGCCCCTCTTAATTGTTATGGTTTTCCTTCTAGTCTTTTTTAATAAAATCCGCAATATTTTATATTTTTAACCACTATATAACCTCTTATCATTATCATGTTCTGGGCTATTTTCTAAAGCCTTTTTTAAAATTTTGCTCCCTTCTTTTGGACACATTTTAATTATACCATAAACTAAGAAGCCTATATCATCAATTTTCCTTTGTCCAAAAATAATCTATAATGTCAATTTTTATACCGGTTACAAATTATGATGGTGCTTGTGAGAATGCTGATGTAAATGATGATGCAACCCCTCTTCGTGTTCATGAATCTTGTTTGCAAGTGTTTCATCTGACCTTAGTTCGCCTTTTAATAGTTTTTCAACTGCTTCATCTGGATTGCCTAAGACACCAATAAAATATTTTATACCAAGAGTATCAAATATATATCTTGCTCTCTCACCCATTGAACCTGCAATTACAACATCTGCACCTTTTTCTTTTATAAACTTTGCAAAAAGCCCAGCTCTGTGCTCTGGCATTTCAAAATACTCTTTTGTTATAATTGCACCGTTTTCAATTGTATATATGCAAACTTTTTCACTGCCACCAAAGTGAGGACTTATCTTGTCACCCATTAGCATAACTGCTATCTTCATTGTTTATTTCCTCCTTTTTTAAATTCATTGAATTTGATTTTAATTCAAACAAACAATTTCTACAAACACCGTGAAATTCGTACAATATAAATTTTGAATCAAAATGATAAAATTTCTTTATCTTTCTACTAATCTTTTCAAGCGCACTATCGCTCAACTTTAGCCAAAATTTTTTCTTACAAACGTCACATACAAAGAAGGTTAAATTTAAACTCTTATTCGATTCATCACTAACATAGGCTATATATTTATCATTGGCTACATCACACGATATTATCAATCCTTTTTGTTCTAATCTATTTATACCTCTATAAATAGTGCTCAAACTTGCCCAGCTTATTAGACTCTGAACAAGACCTTGTTTACTTACAATATTGTTATTTCTTTTTAAATAATCTATTATCATTTCACATATCTGATTATTCTTTAAGTTTCTTTTTTTATAATTTGACATACACTCTCACCATAATTAACCTTACTCTTCTTCAATACAAATATTTTTCTTTAAAATATTCGCAATTGTTGCACTTGCTAATATAATAACTACAAAACTTAAAACTATCAAAGAAACACCAAAAATATATTTGAAAACACTCAAGTGTGTCTTAGTTAGCATCACAAAAGTTGCTATAGAAAAGGCTGCAAGTGGAAAAGAATATGCCCACCAAGAAAGATAGAACTTTGAGCTAAGAAATTTCTTAATTTGGGCTATCAAAAGAAGTATCAAAAACATTGCAAAGAAATAAGTAACCTCCTTTCAAAACTTTTAAAATTATTCGGGGGGCATGAAAATTTGCCTTTTGAAAGCCCCCCTTCAAAGTAATTTCAGATTTTACTCTTGTTTTTGTTCGTCTGAAAGAAGCTTGTCAATCAGTTTTAACCTTTGTTCTAAAACCTGCTTTTCATACTCTAAAGCTTCTTTTGCAAAAGGTAAATCTTTTGAGCCTGCCAAATACATCCACTTGCAAATTCCAGAGCCTCTGCCAAAACTACCGCTAAAACCTCTTCCAAATCCTTGACCAAAGCCCTTTGCACCTCTGCCAAAACCGCAGCCATATCCCAACGGCATAACCTTCACCCCCAGAAATATTTTATTGGCATATGCTAATTATAATTATACTCGGTTTTTGGCATATGTCAATATATTTTTTAAAAAAATTCCCCTTGCTTTTTTACAAGAATCTTTGCAGAAAGCCTCGGCCTTTTAGGGCGGGGATGAATGCAAAGATTGAAACTGAAAACCAAATACGGTATAATTGAATTAAATCTTTAAAAATAGCAGAGTAGATTATAATGAATACCTACAGGTCAACCAGACATGCCAAATTCTTAATCAACTACCACTTTGTATGGATACCAAAATATCGCAAGGACTTTTTAAAAGACCTTGAGGTGAAAAAGACGGTCGAAGAAACGGTACAAGAACTGTCCAAGGCATACAAGTTTGATATTTTAGCACTTGAAATAATGCCTGACCATATTCATTTGTTTATTTCAGCACTTCCAAGATATTCTCCAAGTGAACTAATTAATGTAATAAAAGGTGCTACTGGGAGGAAGATAGGACAAAAATTTCCTCAGTATAAACAGAAGGGTTCAGTGTGGACAAGAGCATATTTTGTGGCAACTGCGGGCAATGTTTCTTCTGAAACAATCAAAAAATATATAGAAAATCAGTGGAAGAAGGCAGAAAAAAATGGATAAGACATATATTCTACCTGTTCCAGAAAAGTATCAGAGTTTGGCAATAGAACTTTCAATTGAGTCAGGCAAAATCTACTCTAAAGCAGTAAGTTTTCTAAAGAAAATGAACAAAAAGGGGATAAAAATATCACGGAAAACATTCGACAGGTATATGGAATGGTGGATACACCAGAAGGATTTTGTACTTCACAGTCAGAGCAAACAGGCAGCATACCAACAGGCATGGACAGCGTATCAGGCAACATTGCAAAAAATTAAAAAGGCAAAGAAAAAAGGAAAAGATACGTCTGGGATAAGATTGCCATACAGAAACAAGAAATACAATAAAGTAGTGTTCAAAGAAAGTGCAATTCATTTGAAAGGTAATGCTTTGATGTTTTCCAACAAGAAGGGAGAACAAGCAATTGTTTTAAGAGACATTGTAATAAAGGCTACTCTTAAATACGCAGAGTTAATCTATCATACCAGCAAGAAAAGATACTATCTTCATGTAGTTGTCGAAGTTAAAGAAAGAGAAATTGAAAAAGGCAAAGGTGTTTTAGCAGTAGACGTTGGGGTAATACATCCGATGGTATGTTTTGATGGAAAGAATGTTTTAATCTACAATGGTGGGATTTTAAATGCAAAGTTGAGATATCGTAATAAAAAATTTGCAGAGTTTCAGCAAAAACTTTCTATGTGTAAGAAAGGTTCAAAAAGATTTAGAAAGCTTGAAAATGCGAAGAGAGAAGTTTTGAGGAAGCTAAACAACCAGATAAGAGATGTGTTGGAAAAATACACATCTCATTTGATAGGGTATTGTGTTAAAAATGGGATAGGCACAATTGTGCTTGGTGATTTGAAAGGGATAAGAAATGGAGCAAAGCATGGGAAAGTATCGAATCAGAAAGTTCATCAGTGGATGTTTAGGAAAGTGGCAAGAAGGATAGAAGAGAAAGCAAGATTTGTGAGGATAGATGTTGTGTATATAAAAGAGAATAGCACATCACAGGTATGTCCTGTATGTGGAAGTAGAAATAAGCCAGAAAACAGGAACTATGAATGCAGAAATTGCAGTTTTAGATATCACAGGGATGGAGTGGGTGCAATAAATATCTACAGAAAGTATACAGGGGGAAGACTCCTGGTAGTAGGGCAATTGGCTTGCCCCACAGGTGTGAGGTTTGAAGCCCACCTGTGTTGCCCAACAAGATGGAATGTTCATCCTGTTGGGAAGACAGCCTGAAATAATGAGCTGTCAGGAATCCTCGGCCCTTTCAGGGCGGGGAGAAGTCAATATTCGTTGAGATTACTTTTTAAAATGTTCAAACATGAGTCAAGATACAAATTTTGTGCTTTTTCAATTTCACCGCTGTCGCAAAGAGCGGTAAGTTTAGAATCTATGGGCACACGTCCTAAAATTCTTAAGCTGAGCCTTTCTGCCTCTTCTTCGAGTTTACTTTTGCCAAAAATGTCAATTTCTCTCCCGCAATGCGGACAAATAGCATAACTCATATTCTCAACTATTCCTATGATTGGTATATCCATCTGTTTTGCCATGTTATATGCCTTTTTGACTATTAAAGATACAAGGTCCTGCGGTGAGGTCACAATTATAATTCCGTCTATCGGCAGTGACTGGAAAACTGTAAGTGCAACATCCCCCGTCCCTGGAGGCATATCAATTAAAAGATAGTCCAATATACCCCAACCAACATCTGTCCAGAACTGTTCTATTGTCTTTGCAATGAGCGGACCTCTCCAAATCACCGGTGCATCTTCTTTATTCAAAAGCAAGTTCATTGACATAATTTTTATATCATTGTGAGTTCTCACAGGATAGATTGCTTTTGAGTCTGATTCAATCTTTGCACCACTTACACCAAACATCTTTGGTATGGATGGACCAGTTATATCAGCATCAAGAATTCCAACTTCATAACCTTCTCTTCTCAAACCCACAGCAATCAATGAAGTAATCAGACTCTTTCCAACTCCACCTTTGCCACTCACAACAGCATACATCTTTTTTACGTCAGTAAATTCATTTTTAGGAATTGGATGCATTACATTCTGTCTCAATTTTCTCTCTCCTTGCTTTGTTTTTTCTTTTAATTTTACTCTTGTTTCTGGCATATGTCAATTTTGTTTTTGTCTTTTAAATAATTTACAAATTTTTCGTGTATCGAAGCAAATTTTGGGTATATAATAAAATTGTAGAGTGTCTATCTTAAATTAATAATTAATTCTGGGGGAATAGAAAAATGCTTTCAAACATAATTAACAAGGATTTTATAAAACTTTTACCAACAGATACAGTCAAGTTCGCGCTTGAACAAATGCAGAAAAGAAAAAAGAGCGTGGCAGTTATCGTAGATGAAAATGACTTTTTAAAAGGAATTATCGTAAAAGCAGATATTTATAGGTTCCTCAGCCAGCCCGGTCATTATGAAACATACCCTGTTGAGCTTGCTATGACAAAAGCGGTAATCACAGCTGATAAAAATGACGATATTAAAGATGTTGCAAAACTTTTGCGTGAAAATGACATTTCAGCTGTTCCTGTTCTTGATGATGGCAAGGTAATTGGTCTTATTGGTCTTGAAGATATAGTTGATTATTTTATTAACATGTAGTATTTAATATATTCAGATATACAATAAGTTCAAGAAATAATTTGTTGTTATCCAGTAACTGAAGGGGGCACAAAATGGAGCATATGTTTGAGTCAAAGAGAGTAATCATTGGTCCAGAAGGATTTAAAAAGGTTATTGATATATCTGTACCAAAAAGAGTCAACCTTCCAACAGGCTATATTGAAACAGAGAAAATTGCTCATATTCCACCGGGTGGAAGCTTTTTTGCAAATGATGTTGAATATTTTGTCTTCCCGTGTGACACGTTTGACTACGTTATGCATTTTTTAAAAAGACACACACAGATAGTCTACCCAAAAGACGGAGCCTACATTCTTATGAAACTTGACATACACCCAGGTAAAAGAGTTGGAGAAGCGGGCACAGGTTCTGGTGCGTTTACCCTTTATCTTTCAATGGCTGTTGGACCTGAAGGCAGGGTGTATACATATGAGCAAAGAGAAGAGTTTTATAAAAAAGCTGAGAAGAATATAAAAAACTTTTCTAAATTTGATAACGTAGTTATGCACAATAAGTCAATTGTAGATGGAATTGAAGAGAAGGATTTAGACGCATTCTTTTTAGATGTCAGAGAACCTGAAGAAGCAATCTTATCTGTTAGGGAAGCTCTAAAACC includes the following:
- a CDS encoding SLAC1 family transporter; protein product: MFLILLLIAQIKKFLSSKFYLSWWAYSFPLAAFSIATFVMLTKTHLSVFKYIFGVSLIVLSFVVIILASATIANILKKNICIEEE
- a CDS encoding heavy-metal-associated domain-containing protein; protein product: MTKKIYIKGMTCDHCVRRVENSLKAIEGVSSVKVDLQGKVATVELSKDVKDDEFVRAIDDAGYEVTKIE
- a CDS encoding type II toxin-antitoxin system VapC family toxin; translation: MGKLQQLLDKCNCIAIDTNLFIYLVEKNPNYAELAKYIFEKIEHGDIHAVTSSLVIAELLVKPFEMGDFTLAKKYKALVSIFPNLTLREIDYMVLEKSAEIRARYKIRTPDAIFIATAILERADVFITNDIKLKNVKEIEVIILNELI
- the tnpA gene encoding IS200/IS605 family transposase; protein product: MNTYRSTRHAKFLINYHFVWIPKYRKDFLKDLEVKKTVEETVQELSKAYKFDILALEIMPDHIHLFISALPRYSPSELINVIKGATGRKIGQKFPQYKQKGSVWTRAYFVATAGNVSSETIKKYIENQWKKAEKNG
- the mntA gene encoding type VII toxin-antitoxin system MntA family adenylyltransferase antitoxin, with amino-acid sequence MLNVDNKLPELISFFKVRDDIVAVWIVGSYGTKYQTENSDIDLAILFSKEISFFDELDLEVQICDILQTDKVDIINLNKAPLTLQFKAISEGREIIKKDPIKVADFEEVVLDLYQDHEYFYRIFYKELKERNHHDSQHRL
- a CDS encoding DUF5320 family protein codes for the protein MPLGYGCGFGRGAKGFGQGFGRGFSGSFGRGSGICKWMYLAGSKDLPFAKEALEYEKQVLEQRLKLIDKLLSDEQKQE
- a CDS encoding DUF134 domain-containing protein, whose product is MPRPVRCRRVEFLPRFNYFFPKEGCNDEVILKVEELEAIRLKDLEGLMQEECAQKMQVSRQTFQLILEEARKKIADALINGKAIRIEGGNYVVGSCKVVCRECGYMFDADLSECPVCHSKNVGCAKGMGKGHCFRHRHGKLES
- a CDS encoding heavy metal translocating P-type ATPase produces the protein MKKKVLSVTGMTCTSCAKAIEKSVSKVEGVANVSVNFATEKLIVEFDESKASIEKIREAVKRAGYGVLDDREETIREVTVPISGMTCASCARAIEKSISKLNGIKEVSVNLASEKARVVYDSSQVRLSEIKNAIIKAGYTPLEIEKTSYEDSHQERKQKEINSLFRRFVIASVFAVPLLLIAMAHVVGLPLPEIISPEKHPLNFALVQAILVIPIVIVGYKFYTVGFSRLLKLQPNMDSLIATGTSAAILYSIFAIYQIAMGNYQYVKEMYFETAGVIITLVLLGKYLEAFSKGKASEAIKKLMGLAPKTAVVIQGDNEVVIPIEEVETGDIILVKPGEKIPVDGEVIEGRSFVDESMITGESIPVEKTPGSKVIGATINKNGMLKVKATNVGKDTVIAQIIKLVEDAQSSKAPIARLADVISGYFVPVVILIAVISALVWYFTGSSFIFALRIFITVLVIACPCALGLATPTAIMVSTGKGAEHGILIKSGGALETLHKITMVVFDKTGTITEGKPRVTDIIPANGWKRERLLQIAASAERLSEHPLGEAIVFAAKENNLQLFEASQFEAISGYGIEAVINGQKVLVGNKKLMKDKGIEIDSLLDIEKLSQQAKTPIFVAQNGEFAGIIAVSDVIKPNAKRAIELLYSMGIEVAMITGDNEKTAKAIAKQVGIDNILADVLPQDKANEIKKLQRKGKKVAMVGDGINDAPALAQADVGISIASGTDVAAEAADVVLMKDDILDVVNAILLSKKTIQNIKQNLFWAFFYNILGIPIAAGFLHVFGGPLLNPMIAAFAMALSSVSVVSNALRLKRFKPVK
- a CDS encoding DUF1646 family protein, giving the protein MVDILLIIILLFVFILPFIFRKIEHNLEVFLLVMGLLATVVSKTLSFHLLGHVFSNYLLYLVTAVVLVMGFVFNLTVNKFKTAINSILNKIKIELFVTFVVLFLGLISSIITAIVATLILVEIIHLLPLKHKTKVKVAIIGCFSIGFGAALTPVGEPLSTIVVSSLNAEFLYILKNLGIYIVPTIIILSLLSYFILLHERKRGYILPTYDELLTEEEAIVKAEEKAILDLEARKDVILRAGKIFMFIVALELLGNGFKPFIDKYVVKLGDKLLFWINIISAALDNATVAAAEITPSLSTGQVKAILLSLLASGGILIQGNIPNIIAANKLQIKSKEWIQLGLPLGLILLLVFYLILFVI
- a CDS encoding NifB/NifX family molybdenum-iron cluster-binding protein, which codes for MKIAVMLMGDKISPHFGGSEKVCIYTIENGAIITKEYFEMPEHRAGLFAKFIKEKGADVVIAGSMGERARYIFDTLGIKYFIGVLGNPDEAVEKLLKGELRSDETLANKIHEHEEGLHHHLHQHSHKHHHNL
- a CDS encoding Mrp/NBP35 family ATP-binding protein, which codes for MRQNVMHPIPKNEFTDVKKMYAVVSGKGGVGKSLITSLIAVGLRREGYEVGILDADITGPSIPKMFGVSGAKIESDSKAIYPVRTHNDIKIMSMNLLLNKEDAPVIWRGPLIAKTIEQFWTDVGWGILDYLLIDMPPGTGDVALTVFQSLPIDGIIIVTSPQDLVSLIVKKAYNMAKQMDIPIIGIVENMSYAICPHCGREIDIFGKSKLEEEAERLSLRILGRVPIDSKLTALCDSGEIEKAQNLYLDSCLNILKSNLNEY
- a CDS encoding RNA-guided endonuclease InsQ/TnpB family protein gives rise to the protein MDKTYILPVPEKYQSLAIELSIESGKIYSKAVSFLKKMNKKGIKISRKTFDRYMEWWIHQKDFVLHSQSKQAAYQQAWTAYQATLQKIKKAKKKGKDTSGIRLPYRNKKYNKVVFKESAIHLKGNALMFSNKKGEQAIVLRDIVIKATLKYAELIYHTSKKRYYLHVVVEVKEREIEKGKGVLAVDVGVIHPMVCFDGKNVLIYNGGILNAKLRYRNKKFAEFQQKLSMCKKGSKRFRKLENAKREVLRKLNNQIRDVLEKYTSHLIGYCVKNGIGTIVLGDLKGIRNGAKHGKVSNQKVHQWMFRKVARRIEEKARFVRIDVVYIKENSTSQVCPVCGSRNKPENRNYECRNCSFRYHRDGVGAINIYRKYTGGRLLVVGQLACPTGVRFEAHLCCPTRWNVHPVGKTA